From Pyxicephalus adspersus chromosome 7, UCB_Pads_2.0, whole genome shotgun sequence, a single genomic window includes:
- the NABP1 gene encoding SOSS complex subunit B2, whose translation MNLINDSFVSIKDIKTGQKNLNVIFIVLEIGRVTKTKDGHEVRSCKVADKSGSITLSVWDEIGSLIQPGDIIRLIRGYASLWKGCLTLYSGRGGEIQKIGEFCMVYSELPNFSEPNPDFTGQQPPKTNQTKNVHGDQNNHTPQNTGNGLLYSPGSNNSFPNHVTGGRVNERGPPNQHTGTPTAALTQSTLSTMSNGRDPRRAKR comes from the exons ATGAACTTGATAAACGACTCATTCGTGTCTATTAAAGACATAAAGACCGGGCAGAAAAACTTAAATGTCATCTTTATAGTGCTGGAGATCG GCAGAGTCACAAAAACTAAAGATGGCCATGAAGTCAGATCGTGCAAAGTGGCCGATAAATCGGGCAGCATCACCCTGTCAGTGTGGGATGAGATTGGAAGCCTTATACAGCCAGGAGACATAATTCGATTAATAAGAGG GTATGCTTCTTTGTGGAAAGGATGCCTAACATTGTACAGTGGAAGAGGAGGTGAAATTCAGAAAATAGGAGA ATTTTGTATGGTATATTCAGAGTTGCCAAACTTCAGTGAGCCGAATCCAGACTTTACTGGTCAGCAACCACCAAAGACAAATCAAACAAAGAAT gtgcATGGAGATCAAAATAATCATACTCCACAAAATACAG GTAATGGGTTACTGTATTCACCAGGATCCAATAATTCTTTTCCCAATCATGTAACTGGAGGCAGAGTAAATGAACGTGGGCCTCCAAATCAACACACAGGGACTCCTACAGCTGCTCTTACACAGTCAACACTTTCCACCATGAGTAATGGAAGAGACCCAAGAAGAGCAAAGAGATGA